The nucleotide sequence GGTATTTTGGGAGAACCACAATCCGACCCAAGGCATGCGCCAAGGCAATGATTCTGGAACTCAATATCGCTCTGGAATTTATGTGTATTCGGAGCAGCAACATAAGTTGGCGGAAACTTCGCGGGATGCTTACCAACTAGGCTTAAGCAAAGCAGGTTACGGAACCATCACAACGGAGATTATTGAGGCTCCAGAGTTCTACTACGCAGAAAGCTACCATCAACAATACTTAGCGAAAAACCCCAACGGTTACTGCGGCTTGGGTGGGACTAATGTCTGCTTGCCAGACGTGATTCAAGCTTAGGGCAAGACTCTAAAGTTTTACGCAGTTTTGCGATCGCTGGCAGCACTAACCCTGCCAGCTTTGTTGTTTTTTGCTGCCCTAATTTATTGGCGTATATCGGCGCGATCGCCCATTTTTTCAGGGAAGCTCTGGAGGCAGTTGCCCCCAGAAGCTTAGTGCTATTCCCAACCCAGAGGCGGTTCAATTAAAGATTGATCAGATTTGCCAACTGTTACTCCTGGCTTATCCACAATTTTGACTGTGGTTGCTTGTGGCCCCTCTTCTCCGTCTTCCACAAAGAAACGCACACCTGTGCCAATTTCCAGGCGATCGAAATCATCGTGGAGGACGCTATTACGGTGGAAGTAGATATCTTGACCATCTAGAGTTTTGATAAAGCCGTATCCTTCTTCCCGAAAGATTTTGTTGACTAAGGCAGTCGTCTCATAGGGTTCTTGGTTTTGAGACTTATCACTTTCGTGCTGACGTTTGGTGAGTTTGCTTAGCTGGCGACGTGCGGC is from Trichocoleus sp. FACHB-46 and encodes:
- a CDS encoding HPF/RaiA family ribosome-associated protein; this encodes MKVPLEVTYRDVEKTAAIDALIHEKVAKLEEVCDHISSCHIAVEKIHDRPRSGSPYRVRIDMTVPPGHELVADSNPGEETQYVELDTVIRDAFSAARRQLSKLTKRQHESDKSQNQEPYETTALVNKIFREEGYGFIKTLDGQDIYFHRNSVLHDDFDRLEIGTGVRFFVEDGEEGPQATTVKIVDKPGVTVGKSDQSLIEPPLGWE